CGGCCCGACCTCGATAGAGAGCGAGAAACAGCACGCCCAGACCGAGCCCGAACGGCATGACCACGCCGATCGTGGAGTTGCGTTGCGTGGGCCGATCCCCGAGCAGGGCCAACAGCACCGCGGCGGTCAATGAGCCGACGATCGCCCCGGCCACTACGTTCACGCCGATCAGCAACGCACCCGAGGCGCCGGCGAAGGACAACTCGCTGATGCCGTGCACGGCGAAGGGCAGATCCCGGCTCACCACGAACGGACCGATGAGCCCTCCGACGATCGCCACCACCGCGCCCGCGATCAGGGAATTGCGGACCACGCCGAGCAACTCGAGGTAGTCGTGGAAATTGAGAACCCGGTTCACGAGGCCAGCGCCCCGACGATCGCGATGCCGTGCCGGCCGCTGATCACCTCGACCGGGCGGCCGTGCAACTCCGATAGGCACTCCGAGCACAGGACCTCCGCCGGCGTGCCCAGCCGGGCCCGGCC
Above is a window of Sporichthyaceae bacterium DNA encoding:
- a CDS encoding metal ABC transporter permease; its protein translation is MNRVLNFHDYLELLGVVRNSLIAGAVVAIVGGLIGPFVVSRDLPFAVHGISELSFAGASGALLIGVNVVAGAIVGSLTAAVLLALLGDRPTQRNSTIGVVMPFGLGLGVLFLALYRGRA